A single window of bacterium DNA harbors:
- a CDS encoding EAL domain-containing protein yields the protein MPRISPENNKRLLELFLTQSREGVFLLTFDPPLNWAQAKNKARALESAIERHRLARANDVLLLRLGLNAGEVESLHLKDLLPPDEWSRTEFWHELFDQGSRRFHWATGTELPGQPAGLEGECFCLYEAGGLISGVCGIIREDAAPDARKTSPGEIESLYRLLSENTTDLISRHSDEGVFLYLSPACENLLGYCPEELLGDSIYNYFHPDDLNTVIRAHSNILRKSEHYTIRYRIRHKDGHYAWFETTNRTIRDPKSGKTREIIAVSRDISDRVLVETRLRESENLSRTMLDATTDSAFLFDTRAVCLAVNNIGASRLNRKPEEIVGRSMADLFPSPVYEFRQKIFDSVISRRESMRVQDERQGFHFDTFYSPILDDQGEVTMVALFAQDITERVGYEQKLKLFEKVFENTLEGILITDSAANILAVNASFQTITGYSSEEVTGRNPSLLRSDRHDAEFFSRMWNSLLQSGYWSGEIWNRRKSGEAYPEWLSISAIRDRHDKPVQYVAVFHDITEVKHKEEQIRIQAYYDALTGLPNRSLLKDRLSVAISHAQRTRQKLAVIFIDLDNFKHVNDSLGHQAGDQLLLGVADRLRRLTRREDTVSRLSGDEFLVVMTELTDERYALLAVERILEEFQKPFRISDHELLVTTSIGIAFFPEDSTEPEDLIRCADIAMYQAKKQGKNNFRLFTNEMNEKVIQRLSREENLRRALDQDELRVYFQPRLNAASGKVGGMEALSRWVKPDGQVIGPENYISLAEETGLILPLGERVIELACQETMKLAAAGYPDLRLGVNLSPRQFSQKKILEKIKDILARTSFPPTRLVVEITESTLFEDVERTNNLLVELSELGVSLAVDDFGTGYSSLNRLKRLPIDELKVDRSFVMDLEQDPDDACIVRTIINMAKGLRMRVTAEGVETPGQLDFLVKSGCDEVQGFLFGRPMPPEKFFAYLREKDAQAR from the coding sequence ATGCCCCGGATCTCTCCCGAGAATAACAAAAGGCTGCTTGAACTGTTCCTGACCCAGTCGCGGGAGGGAGTGTTCCTGCTCACTTTCGATCCTCCGCTGAACTGGGCCCAGGCTAAGAACAAGGCCCGGGCCCTGGAGTCGGCGATCGAGCGCCACCGTCTGGCCCGCGCCAACGATGTGCTGCTGCTCCGGCTCGGCCTGAATGCAGGCGAGGTCGAGTCGCTGCACCTGAAAGACCTGCTCCCTCCGGATGAGTGGTCGCGGACTGAATTCTGGCATGAGCTTTTCGACCAGGGCAGCCGCAGATTCCACTGGGCGACCGGGACGGAGCTGCCGGGACAGCCGGCCGGACTGGAGGGGGAGTGTTTCTGTCTGTACGAGGCCGGGGGTCTGATAAGCGGTGTCTGCGGGATTATCCGCGAGGACGCCGCCCCGGACGCGAGAAAGACCAGTCCCGGGGAAATAGAAAGCCTCTACCGCCTGCTCTCCGAGAACACCACCGACCTGATCTCGCGCCACAGCGACGAGGGAGTGTTCCTCTACCTTTCGCCGGCCTGTGAGAACCTGCTCGGCTACTGCCCGGAAGAGCTCCTGGGCGACTCGATCTACAACTATTTCCATCCCGATGACCTGAACACGGTCATCCGCGCGCATTCCAACATTCTCCGCAAATCCGAACACTACACGATCCGCTACCGAATCCGGCACAAGGACGGTCACTACGCGTGGTTCGAGACCACGAACCGGACCATCCGCGACCCGAAAAGCGGCAAGACACGCGAAATTATCGCGGTCTCGCGGGACATAAGCGACCGGGTTCTGGTGGAGACCCGTCTGCGCGAAAGCGAGAACCTTTCGCGCACCATGCTCGACGCCACCACGGACTCGGCGTTCCTGTTCGACACGCGGGCGGTGTGCCTGGCGGTCAACAACATCGGCGCCAGCCGCCTGAACCGCAAGCCGGAGGAGATAGTCGGCCGCAGCATGGCCGATTTATTCCCCTCCCCGGTTTACGAGTTCCGGCAAAAGATTTTCGACAGCGTGATAAGCCGTAGGGAAAGCATGCGGGTCCAGGATGAGCGCCAGGGGTTCCATTTCGACACTTTCTATTCCCCCATCCTGGATGATCAGGGTGAGGTGACGATGGTGGCGCTGTTCGCCCAGGACATCACCGAGCGCGTGGGCTACGAGCAGAAACTGAAGCTGTTCGAGAAAGTGTTCGAGAACACGCTGGAGGGAATCCTGATCACCGACTCCGCCGCGAACATCCTGGCGGTGAACGCCTCTTTCCAGACCATTACGGGGTACTCGTCCGAGGAGGTGACAGGACGTAACCCGAGCCTTCTGCGCTCCGACCGCCACGATGCCGAGTTCTTCAGCCGGATGTGGAACAGCCTGCTCCAGAGCGGCTACTGGTCCGGTGAGATATGGAACCGCAGGAAGAGCGGCGAGGCCTATCCCGAATGGCTTTCGATCAGCGCCATCCGCGACCGTCACGACAAGCCGGTGCAGTACGTGGCTGTGTTCCACGATATAACCGAGGTCAAGCACAAGGAAGAGCAGATACGGATACAAGCCTATTACGACGCCCTGACCGGCCTGCCCAACCGCAGCCTGCTCAAGGACCGCTTGAGCGTGGCCATCTCCCACGCCCAGCGGACCCGTCAGAAACTGGCGGTCATTTTCATCGACCTGGACAATTTCAAGCATGTCAACGACAGCCTGGGGCACCAGGCCGGCGACCAGCTCCTGCTGGGCGTGGCCGACCGCCTGCGCCGCCTGACCCGTCGCGAGGACACGGTCTCGCGTCTTAGCGGGGACGAGTTCCTGGTGGTGATGACCGAGCTGACCGATGAGCGCTACGCCCTGCTGGCCGTGGAAAGGATACTGGAGGAGTTCCAGAAGCCTTTCCGGATCAGCGACCACGAGCTGCTGGTGACCACCAGTATCGGGATCGCTTTCTTCCCGGAGGACAGCACCGAGCCGGAAGACCTGATCCGCTGCGCCGACATCGCGATGTACCAGGCCAAGAAACAGGGCAAGAACAATTTCCGCCTCTTCACCAACGAGATGAACGAAAAGGTGATCCAGAGGCTCTCGCGGGAGGAAAACCTGCGACGGGCCCTGGATCAGGATGAGCTGCGGGTCTATTTCCAGCCGCGCCTGAACGCCGCCAGCGGGAAGGTCGGAGGCATGGAGGCACTCTCGCGCTGGGTCAAGCCGGACGGGCAGGTGATCGGACCGGAAAACTACATCTCCCTGGCCGAGGAAACCGGCTTGATCCTGCCTCTGGGTGAGCGGGTGATCGAGCTGGCCTGCCAGGAGACCATGAAACTGGCCGCGGCGGGCTACCCCGACCTGCGCCTGGGGGTGAACCTGTCCCCCCGCCAGTTCAGCCAGAAAAAAATCCTGGAGAAGATCAAGGACATCCTCGCAAGGACCTCTTTCCCGCCCACGCGCCTGGTGGTGGAGATCACCGAGAGCACCCTGTTCGAGGACGTGGAGCGGACCAACAACCTGCTGGTTGAGCTGTCGGAGCTGGGGGTCAGCCTCGCGGTCGATGATTTCGGCACGGGCTATTCCTCGCTCAACCGTCTGAAACGCCTTCCCATCGACGAGCTCAAGGTGGACCGCTCCTTCGTGATGGACCTGGAGCAGGACCCGGATGACGCCTGTATCGTGCGGACCATCATCAATATGGCCAAGGGGCTGCGGATGAGAGTGACCGCCGAGGGGGTGGAGACTCCCGGACAGCTCGATTTCCTGGTCAAGAGCGGCTGTGATGAGGTGCAGGGGTTCCTGTTCGGACGGCCGATGCCGCCGGAGAAATTCTTCGCCTATCTCAGGGAAAAAGACGCCCAGGCGCGATGA